One window from the genome of Salvia miltiorrhiza cultivar Shanhuang (shh) chromosome 7, IMPLAD_Smil_shh, whole genome shotgun sequence encodes:
- the LOC130994081 gene encoding H/ACA ribonucleoprotein complex subunit 4-like, translating to MAKTKGETGSGSTQPPKGKSTKPPPPKRSTRRTTSEKTSTKVTEDPLLTIQSKDRGRTEVLQQEKQEVARAAAESKQPEKPKEEEPELTPPIKKSKKAQTGKATPARSIIAPPPVQAQPQPLPRIRKKKKKKKKKKKNKRRRKRRRLKKERELRPFKRRRWKSRHHKARGQELKGSSMLRSLHCALRPDQHR from the coding sequence ATGGCAAAAACCAAAGGAGAAACGGGCTCCGGAAGCACCCAACCACCGAAAGGAAAGAGTACCAAACCCCCACCTCCGAAGCGGTCTACGAGGCGAACCACCTCGGAGAAGACTTCTACCAAAGTCACGGAAGACCCCTTGCTGACTATTCAGTCCAAGGACAGAGGACGCACTGAAGTCCTACAACAAGAGAAACAAGAGGTCGCAAGAGCAGCCGCCGAGTCAAAACAACCGGAGAAGCCGAAAGAAGAGGAGCCTGAACTCACACCCCCAATAAAGAAATCGAAGAAAGCCCAGACGGGCAAGGCAACTCCAGCGCGATCCATTATCGCACCACCACCTGTTCAAGCCCAACCTCAACCGCTTCCGAGGAtacggaagaagaagaagaagaagaagaagaagaagaagaacaagagaAGGCGGAAGAGGAGGAGGCTGAAGAAGGAGAGGGAGTTGAGGCCATTCAAGAGGAGGAGGTGGAAGTCCCGACACCACAAAGCAAGAGGCCAAGAGTTAAAAGGAAGCTCGATGTTGCGAAGCCTCCACTGCGCGTTAAGGCCAGACCAGCACCGGTAG